The following coding sequences are from one Collimonas arenae window:
- a CDS encoding MFS transporter, translated as MTNSTSETDRSRLLILASVCLAAVVLPLSFSGGAVATPAIGRDLGGSPAALTWITNAFMLSFGSLLMAAGALADEFGRKRLFILGMALFIVVSLALSFAPTVAWLDVLRAIQGVAAAASLSSGSAALAQEFEGHARTRAFSLLGTSFGVGLAFGPLLAGALIDVFGWRSIFMTTAGIAALALVFGAPRMRETRNPNAAGLDWPGTLTFTGTLALFTFGVIQAPESGWTSPFVVALLAASLIFLAAFIWVETRVARPMLDLSLFRYPRFVGVQMLPIGTCYCYIVLVVLLPLRFIGMGGLSEIDAGWLMLALSAPMLVIPLAVATLVRWISAGVLSGIGFLIAAIGLYWLSNIGVGEPGHAVVIPMFLIGVGAGMPWGLMDGLSVSVVPKERAGMATGIFNTTRVAGEGIALAIAVAMLSAFAQSGLQSALSKNGPIAVARINEAAQRVAAGDLLHASASLPEVSPDILIASYAGAFQSLLHTLIAITVLSAIAAFLFLSRTPLTGSDSEDSPSVVDATVTPEYAET; from the coding sequence ATGACGAATTCAACTTCTGAAACTGACCGTAGCAGACTGCTCATTCTTGCCTCCGTCTGCTTGGCCGCGGTGGTGCTGCCTTTGAGCTTCTCCGGAGGCGCAGTCGCCACGCCGGCGATCGGCCGTGACCTGGGAGGTAGCCCTGCGGCGCTAACGTGGATCACCAACGCCTTCATGCTGAGCTTTGGCAGTCTGCTGATGGCGGCCGGCGCCCTGGCCGACGAGTTCGGGCGCAAGCGCCTGTTCATTCTAGGTATGGCGCTATTCATCGTTGTTTCGCTGGCGTTGAGCTTCGCACCGACAGTTGCATGGCTCGATGTGCTCCGTGCCATACAAGGAGTTGCGGCTGCGGCTTCGCTATCGAGCGGTTCCGCAGCGCTGGCGCAGGAATTCGAGGGGCATGCGCGAACGCGCGCCTTCAGTTTGCTCGGTACAAGTTTCGGCGTCGGCCTGGCTTTTGGTCCACTCTTGGCGGGCGCGCTGATTGACGTCTTCGGCTGGCGATCAATCTTTATGACGACAGCCGGAATTGCCGCCTTGGCTCTTGTTTTTGGCGCACCCCGCATGCGAGAGACGCGCAATCCAAATGCCGCCGGACTAGACTGGCCGGGTACGCTTACCTTTACGGGGACTCTCGCTCTTTTCACTTTTGGGGTAATTCAAGCGCCGGAAAGTGGTTGGACGAGTCCGTTTGTTGTCGCGTTGCTAGCTGCCTCCTTGATTTTTCTGGCCGCCTTCATTTGGGTGGAAACACGCGTTGCGCGACCAATGCTGGATCTCAGCCTGTTTCGGTATCCGCGTTTCGTCGGTGTCCAGATGCTGCCCATCGGAACTTGCTACTGCTATATCGTCCTGGTGGTACTTTTGCCACTTCGTTTTATTGGCATGGGGGGATTAAGCGAAATAGATGCCGGTTGGCTGATGCTTGCGTTATCTGCGCCGATGCTAGTGATCCCGCTAGCCGTAGCCACATTGGTGCGCTGGATTTCTGCGGGTGTGCTTTCTGGCATAGGTTTTTTGATTGCGGCGATCGGACTTTACTGGCTCAGCAACATTGGCGTTGGCGAGCCGGGCCATGCTGTCGTGATCCCGATGTTTTTGATTGGAGTCGGTGCCGGCATGCCGTGGGGATTGATGGATGGACTATCCGTCAGCGTTGTACCCAAGGAACGCGCCGGCATGGCGACCGGTATTTTCAATACCACGCGCGTGGCGGGTGAGGGCATCGCGCTTGCCATTGCTGTGGCCATGCTTTCGGCGTTTGCCCAAAGCGGCCTTCAATCTGCACTGTCAAAAAACGGTCCTATCGCTGTCGCACGAATCAACGAAGCGGCTCAACGTGTCGCAGCGGGCGATCTTCTCCATGCATCTGCAAGCCTTCCGGAGGTTAGCCCGGATATTCTTATCGCCAGTTATGCCGGTGCATTCCAGAGTCTGCTCCATACCTTGATAGCGATCACGGTCCTCTCCGCGATAGCCGCTTTTCTATTTCTCAGTCGTACTCCATTAACGGGCAGCGACTCGGAAGACAGCCCGAGCGTTGTGGATGCCACCGTTACACCTGAGTATGCGGAAACCTGA